GTCGATGCGGGTGCCGATGAGCACGGCCAGGAGTTCTCCGATGGCGGTGTCGCGGTCCATCGGATGGCGCAGCGGCAACTCCGCGTGCATCCGGTACCGGTTGCGGCGCCCCTCGCGCTCTCGTTCCAGGTACCCGGCTTCGACGAGATCCGCCACGATGCGCTGTGCGGCCCGCTCGGTGATGCCCACCTGCTCGGCGACATCCCGCAACCGGGCCTGGGGATCCCGCACCACGCACAGCAGTACGTGGGCGTGGTTGGTGAGAAACGTCCACTCCTGCATGCCAGTACCTTACCCCACCTTCCCGTAGTGCGTATCGCGTTTTTCGGCACGCGTATTTCATGTCGTATAACTCGTCCGGCTCTGTGGTCGCCCTCGGCTGGGCCGCCGCGGAGGTCCGTTCGCGTCGCTCGAATCTGCGCCTGATGAACGCCTCGCATGTGCCGCGCACCATCCGCTCCTTCGGTGAACCGGACGTCGTGCCATCTTCGGCTGTTCTTCGGGAACGTGCGAAGACCGCACTGGCGGAGGCCCGTCGTCGGTCGCCCTTCAGGAACCCGGGGTCGAGGTCGAGACGTCGGTGGCGTCGCCGCCCGTGTT
Above is a genomic segment from Streptomyces marincola containing:
- a CDS encoding winged helix-turn-helix domain-containing protein → MQEWTFLTNHAHVLLCVVRDPQARLRDVAEQVGITERAAQRIVADLVEAGYLEREREGRRNRYRMHAELPLRHPMDRDTAIGELLAVLIGTRIDPDQVA